One part of the Chryseobacterium mulctrae genome encodes these proteins:
- a CDS encoding glycosyltransferase family 4 protein produces MKVAYCIRADWDSPTNKGGDTTQLLKTMKNVMRYSDDVMCDVLTNPEMLDNSYDIAHIFNFATLDISTRFFDKAKSVNVKIAFSTIFWDYSYGYHMISKYFDLNVFKKIDRLLFLTLGKMINLPIVLSTKFKNQILKFLEGSDVLLPNSIEEYYKICDFVDINPSKYINKVSVVFNAADISENIFMEKNEFLKKYKLPDKPYVLQVGRIQLIKGQLTTLKALYKMDIPIVFVGFVAEVDYFNKIKKIAQKRGNVYFVDYVENTEVSNFYKHAALHILPSLRESPGLVSLEALLNGCKVVTSNDKYLPFNSYFNDIATAIDPVDFVSIERGVEKELNMSRDFDKIKNLILNEFSWNKVGIDTFNAYKKIL; encoded by the coding sequence ATGAAAGTTGCATATTGCATTAGAGCTGACTGGGATTCTCCCACAAATAAAGGAGGAGATACAACTCAACTTCTAAAAACGATGAAGAATGTTATGCGTTATTCTGATGATGTTATGTGTGATGTTTTAACAAATCCGGAAATGTTAGATAATAGTTATGACATAGCTCATATATTTAATTTTGCAACTTTAGATATTTCTACGCGTTTCTTCGATAAAGCAAAATCTGTAAATGTTAAAATTGCATTTTCAACAATATTTTGGGATTATTCGTATGGATATCATATGATTAGTAAGTATTTTGATTTAAATGTGTTTAAAAAAATTGATAGGTTATTGTTTTTAACATTAGGTAAAATGATTAATTTACCTATAGTTCTATCGACAAAATTCAAAAATCAGATTTTAAAATTTCTTGAAGGTTCAGATGTTTTATTGCCTAACTCCATTGAAGAATATTATAAAATTTGTGACTTTGTTGACATAAATCCATCAAAATATATTAATAAGGTTTCAGTAGTATTTAATGCTGCAGATATTAGTGAAAATATTTTTATGGAAAAGAATGAGTTTTTGAAAAAGTATAAATTACCGGATAAACCTTATGTTTTACAAGTTGGAAGAATTCAACTGATCAAAGGGCAGCTAACTACGTTAAAAGCTTTGTATAAAATGGATATTCCTATTGTTTTTGTCGGTTTTGTAGCAGAAGTTGATTACTTTAATAAAATCAAAAAGATTGCACAAAAAAGAGGGAATGTTTATTTTGTAGACTATGTTGAAAATACAGAAGTAAGCAATTTTTATAAACATGCAGCTTTACATATCTTACCTTCATTACGTGAATCTCCAGGATTAGTAAGTTTAGAGGCATTATTAAATGGATGTAAAGTTGTGACATCCAATGATAAATATCTGCCTTTTAATAGTTATTTCAATGATATTGCAACAGCAATTGATCCCGTAGATTTTGTGTCTATTGAAAGAGGTGTTGAGAAAGAACTAAACATGAGTAGAGATTTTGATAAAATTAAAAATTTGATTTTAAATGAATTTAGTTGGAACAAAGTTGGGATTGATACATTTAATGCTTATAAAAAAATATTATGA
- a CDS encoding oligosaccharide flippase family protein gives MDINAKFKSILSSDINKKIFSHSIWILLGNTISKFTLLVATILMARYLGKSEYGQFGIIKSTILMFAMFAGLELGITATKYISEYRLKDKIKVEKIVGLSNLFAILISITISLLVYLFSKNIAVQINAPNLYKEIQISSFVLFFSSLNGIQNGILAGIEKFKQLSINNAIAGFLSSIFLVIAAKYFGLYVVVIAFGTNFLLLFILNFITLRKCFYSSFNIAIFNKDNFSELEVLWKFSLPAILAGLLVGPVTWYCNYLLVNQQGGYEQMANFDIANQWRNTILFIPSALSQIALPMLSSNLDDKLKYSNIFYKSLKINIYLATILGLIFIIASPIILFAYGNKYEDALFPLIIMFVTTSLIAINNVIGQAIASQNKMWFGFKVNLLWALALVSLSYLFIVVFKYGAIGISMAYLISYIIHTVVQFIFIKKKL, from the coding sequence ATGGATATTAATGCAAAGTTTAAAAGCATTTTATCTTCTGATATTAACAAGAAGATATTTTCTCATAGTATATGGATATTGTTAGGAAATACTATATCTAAATTCACACTTCTTGTAGCTACTATTCTAATGGCTCGATATTTAGGTAAAAGTGAATATGGGCAGTTTGGAATCATTAAGTCAACTATTTTAATGTTTGCGATGTTTGCAGGATTGGAATTGGGTATAACTGCGACAAAGTATATTTCTGAATATAGATTAAAAGATAAAATAAAAGTAGAGAAAATCGTAGGATTGTCAAATTTATTTGCAATATTAATTAGCATTACAATCTCTTTGTTAGTTTATCTTTTTTCTAAAAACATTGCGGTACAAATCAATGCACCCAATCTATATAAAGAAATTCAGATAAGTTCATTTGTTTTGTTTTTTTCATCTCTAAATGGCATACAAAACGGAATATTAGCAGGAATAGAAAAATTTAAGCAATTGTCTATAAACAATGCTATTGCTGGATTTTTATCATCAATATTTTTAGTAATTGCTGCAAAATATTTTGGATTATATGTTGTTGTGATTGCTTTTGGTACCAATTTTTTATTGTTATTTATATTGAATTTTATTACATTAAGAAAATGTTTTTATTCAAGTTTTAATATTGCAATTTTTAATAAAGATAATTTTTCAGAGTTAGAAGTTTTATGGAAGTTCAGCTTACCCGCAATTCTTGCAGGTTTACTTGTTGGGCCGGTGACTTGGTATTGTAATTATCTTTTAGTAAATCAGCAAGGAGGTTACGAACAAATGGCAAATTTTGATATCGCAAACCAATGGCGAAATACAATTTTATTTATACCATCAGCCTTGTCACAAATAGCACTGCCGATGCTTTCTTCAAATCTGGATGATAAATTGAAATATTCAAATATTTTTTATAAAAGTTTGAAAATAAATATATATTTAGCAACAATTTTGGGGCTAATTTTCATCATTGCATCGCCAATAATTCTTTTTGCTTATGGCAATAAGTATGAAGATGCACTATTTCCATTGATTATAATGTTTGTAACAACCTCTCTAATTGCAATCAATAATGTAATTGGACAAGCAATAGCCAGTCAAAATAAGATGTGGTTTGGATTTAAAGTTAATCTTTTATGGGCTTTAGCTCTTGTCAGTCTCTCATATTTGTTTATAGTCGTATTCAAATATGGAGCTATCGGTATTTCAATGGCATATTTAATAAGTTATATTATACATACTGTCGTACAATTCATATTCATTAAAAAAAAATTATAA
- a CDS encoding glycosyltransferase family 2 protein, with product MISVCLACYNGESYIKKQIDSILPQLNPTDELLISDDGSSDGTLEILKHYNDKRITIYHNRFKNHIKNFEFLLNKVEGDFIFLSDQDDIWVNNKVEIMLENLKNFDLVLSDCTLINGEDEVIVESLFGDKIPTAGFAKNFYKNIYTGCCMAFNKKIKNLSLPFPEKINSHDMWIGMVSELRGNVKVLDDKLILFRRHGKNFSASVSDDTFLSKKSPYSMLDILKHRIYMGSKLIKVLFKHD from the coding sequence ATGATTTCAGTTTGTTTAGCATGTTATAATGGTGAGTCTTATATAAAAAAGCAAATAGATTCGATATTGCCCCAACTCAATCCTACAGACGAATTACTAATATCTGATGATGGAAGTAGTGACGGGACATTGGAGATTTTAAAACACTATAATGATAAAAGGATCACCATTTATCATAATAGATTTAAAAACCATATAAAGAATTTTGAATTTCTATTAAACAAAGTAGAAGGAGATTTTATATTTTTGTCTGATCAGGATGATATTTGGGTGAATAATAAAGTGGAAATTATGTTAGAGAACTTAAAGAATTTTGATTTGGTTCTTAGTGATTGTACACTTATAAATGGTGAAGACGAAGTGATTGTAGAATCTCTTTTTGGAGATAAAATACCAACGGCTGGTTTTGCAAAAAATTTTTATAAGAATATATATACTGGCTGTTGTATGGCTTTTAATAAGAAAATTAAAAATTTGTCGCTTCCATTTCCAGAGAAGATAAACTCGCATGACATGTGGATAGGAATGGTTTCTGAGCTTAGAGGTAATGTAAAAGTTTTAGATGACAAACTTATACTGTTTAGGAGACATGGTAAAAATTTTTCTGCATCTGTAAGTGATGATACTTTTTTATCTAAGAAAAGTCCTTATTCAATGTTAGATATTTTGAAACATAGAATTTATATGGGTAGTAAATTAATCAAGGTCTTATTTAAACATGATTAA